The Palaemon carinicauda isolate YSFRI2023 chromosome 37, ASM3689809v2, whole genome shotgun sequence genome contains a region encoding:
- the LOC137629242 gene encoding uncharacterized protein yields MDDDANPVMKFSYVSASFVKRKEEEGKRIQAIYHLQNVKKKKERESKLSITCKTRRRKENPSYLSPAKRKEEEGKRIQAVYHLQNVKKKKERESKASITCKTQRRRRKENPRCLSPAKRKEEEGKRIQGVYHLQNVKKKKERESKVSITYKTRRKENPSYLSPAKRKEEEGKRIQAVYHLQNAKKKKKERESKVSITCKTQRRRKENPSCLSPAKRKEEEGKRIQAVYHLQNVKKKKERESKLSITCKTRRKENPSYLSPAKRKEEEGKRIQAVYHLQNAKKKKKERESKVSITCKTQRRRKENPRCLSPAKRKEEEGKRIQAVYHLQNVKKKKERESKLSITCKTEEEEEEEEEEEEEEEEEEGKPAVECHYIFILFRLGIFNVLGQGSNGLVLATSTSIIYLYPRSLPLPVSPSFTRYQVDRVSSFHPGFKTSHAKAAVF; encoded by the exons ATGGACGACGACGCAAACCCTGTTATGAAATTCAGCTATG TCTCTGCTTCCTTCGTTAAacgcaaagaagaagaaggaaagagaatccAAGCTATCTATCACCTgcaaaacgtaaagaagaagaaggaaagagaatccAAGCTATCTATCACCTgcaaaac aagaagaaggaaagagaatccAAGCTATCTATCACCTgcaaaacgtaaagaagaagaaggaaagagaatccAAGCTGTCTATCACCTgcaaaacgtaaagaagaagaaggaaagagaatccAAGGCGTCTATCACCTGTAAAacgcaaagaagaagaaggaaagagaatccAAGGTGTCTATCACCTgcaaaacgtaaagaagaagaaggaaagagaatccAAGGTGTCTATCACCTgcaaaacgtaaagaagaagaaggaaagagaatccAAGGTGTCTATCACCTAcaaaac aagaaggaaagagaatccAAGCTATCTATCACCTgcaaaacgtaaagaagaagaaggaaagagaatccAAGCTGTCTATCACCTGCAAaacgcaaagaagaagaagaaggaaagagaatccAAAGTGTCTATCACCTGCAAAACGcaaagaagaaggaaagagaatccAAGCTGTCTATCACCTgcaaaacgtaaagaagaagaaggaaagagaatccAAGCTGTCTATCACCTgcaaaacgtaaagaagaagaaggaaagagaatccAAGCTGTCTATCACCTgcaaaac aagaaggaaagagaatccAAGCTATCTATCACCTgcaaaacgtaaagaagaagaaggaaagagaatccAAGCTGTCTATCACTTGCAAaacgcaaagaagaagaagaaggaaagagaatccAAAGTGTCTATCACCTGCAAAACGcaaagaagaaggaaagagaatccAAGGTGTCTATCACCTgcaaaacgtaaagaagaagaaggaaagagaatccAAGCTGTCTATCACCTgcaaaacgtaaagaagaagaaggaaagagaatccAAGCTGTCTATCACCTgcaaaac ggaagaagaagaagaagaagaagaagaagaagaagaagaagaagaagaagaagaaggaaaaccaGCTGTCGAGTGTCATTATATCTTTATTCTTTTCCGGTTGGGTATCTTCAACGTCCTTGGCCAGGGTTCAAACGGTCTCGTTTt GGCGACCTCTACCTCTATAATCTACCTCTACCCAAGGTCCTTGCCTCTACCTGTATCACCGTCCTTCACCCGTTACCAGGTAGACCGAGTGTCTTCCTTCCATCCTGGGTTCAAAACTTCACACGCCAAGGCTGCCGTCTTCTGA